ccagggcggactagcctgggccatcctggtcagACAGAGCGCTGCAGAGGTGGTGGGCCACTGACCCCCTCTGCGCCCTGACCCTGGACTGCCTTCTGGTCTCCCACCCAGCTGGGCTATCCAAGGCCCACCCTGCGTACCTTAGAAAGGGCTGCCCAAAGTCCAAATTGAGGCCTCCCATTTGCCTCCCAAAGTCCTGAAAGACCCTCTCcagatctggggggtggggggtggtgcgGCTCCTGTAGAGGAACCCTTGTTTGTTGCCCAGGTAAGACTCACCTGCAAGGCGAGGGCCGCTGTCATGAGGAGGGCGCAGCCACACATCCCCCCCAGGCCCAGCATGTGCAGCGTGCGTCTCCCTGCGCGCTCCACCAAGAAGagctggagggggaagaagggggcagcgTCAGAGAAAGAAGAACACGTAGGAACGCCAACTACTGATCTGCCTCCCTCCACGACGTCTCCTCCTTGTGACTCTCCAGGGACTCCAGCAGAGACAGACCGTCCCCGGTACCTGCTCCCGGAGAACTGTAAACTCGGATGTCGCTGGGGACAGGAGCTCAACCCACGGCCCGCTCCACACTTCCACTGGaggggggatgccagcctccaggtgggaccgggagatctcccaggattacagctgatctccagatgaaagagatcagttccccggagcACAGCTAGCTGAAGATGCTCggaagagggatgccagcctccaggcaagaCCTGGCAATCCCCTGGAATGGGGCCTCATTTCCAGACGACAGAAATAAATTCTCCTGAAGGAAGTCTGCAGGAGTCTCCCCACTTGGATCTAGCAACCACACCACGCCGTCTCCTGCTGCTGACCAGTCCTAATTCTaaggcattatgccctgctgaggtcccgccccttctgtaagcccctccctccctccctggctctgCCCCAAACCATCAGGAACTGCCCAACTCTGAGctgctagggggggggggctgtgggatcTTGGGATCCACGAAGCAGACCTCGAGGAGAGCTCTGGGGGGCATgcgtggattccccccccccaggccacatgGTGCAGGGCTTTTACCGAAATGATTGTGAACACGGTGTTGATCACCCCGGCTCCAATGGTGGCATAGGCAGCGTTTGTGACCTTCGCCTTGGAGAAGATGTCTGTCGAGTAGTAGAATAtctggaagaagaaggggggcagAGGCTGTCACGGAGGGGGGCCCCAGTCACTGCCCCCCACACCACGTCCCGGCCCCCTTGGCCACCGAGGCCCCGACTCACGGCGTTGATGCCGGAGAGCTGCTGGGAGAGCTGCAGGATGATGGCGATGAGCAGGGGCTGGCGGTACATGCGGGAGCGGAAGAGCTCCAGGATGGACACTTTGCGCTCCATGTCCATGCGCCGCTTCTCTTCCTTCATCTCGTTCAGCGCGGCGCTCACGTCTGTGCAACCCGTCAGCCGCCTGAGacctggggtgggggcaggagggagctCTTCAgcatgtgctgggggggggaagagggggcaaACCCACAGCAAGAGGGCCTGCTTTGCCAACAAATAACagctagaaggaggaggaggaggtcctcagatgccgcttttctctacccaaaggagtcttacaatccccttccctttcctctccccacaacagacaccctgtgaggtgggtgaggctgagagagccctgatattcctgctcggtcagaacagttttatcagtgccatggcaagcccaaggtcacccagctggttacatgtgggggagtgcagaatcgaacctggcatgctagattagaagtccgcactcctaaccacgacaccaggctcaccccttgaataacgCTTTGTTggtgtgcagggggctggactagatgaccctggaggtcccttctatgacTCATTCcctgaacccagagctggccttcCCTTGTTGCCTCAGTCTTTGGGGAGCCTGTTCAACTGGGCAAGCTGGTTCTCCCTTCGAAAAGGAGGCTGTTGCATCACGGTGGGTGTTGTCAGCTCTGAGGGCTTAATTGGTACCCTGCTGTCCAGATGGCCCCTGCTGAGCCGGATCCCCAAGCCAGCCAGAAGAGCGGCCTTCTTCACAGACAGTAGCGCCGCCCCCCACAGGGGCTCCCAGACGCCTGCTGGGGGGGCACAAGCGGGAGCAGAAGTGCAGGATCAGGAAAGGAAAAAGCTTGGGGAGACACTCTGAAACTCTGCCCGAACACGGATGACCCTTTCTTGGCTGAGGGTCAAGGAAGGCGGGGCacgagaggacagggaaggggctggagaaagcggctgctttggagggcggacgcCATGGCGCTGTTCTCCAAGTCATGCCAACgtccggctccatccccaaagcccCCAGCCATTTCCcactcacccccacccaccccaaaacagacactttctccagggggacagacctGTGTGGTCGGGAGACCCGTTGTGATCCCAGGAGGTTTGAGAAGGAAGTTCCCGGGGGGATGAGACGGCGGATCCTGGGGGTGCTTCCCTGGGGATCTGAACACACACCGTGGGGCTGACCCCCAAGAAGACggggggtagagggaggtggGGAACCCAGGGAAGGACGGCGGGGCGGGAAGGTGggcagagggagggtggggggcaggccCAGACCGGGCGGGGGGACACTCACTCTCTTTGGCCTTGGACTCCTTGTTGCGGATGATGTAGAGGTACCGGGGGCTCTCGGGGCAGAAGGGGaagagcagcagctggagagtGGAGGGCACCACCGTCAGGCCCATCAGGAGGGGCCACAAGACCCCCGTGCCCAGGATGGTGTCCAGGCCAAACACCTgcgggggcagagagagagagagagagagagaggtggtgtGACTCAAGCCCTACGGCCAAGGCCTGGCACGTCCCCTCCAAAGGTCCAGCAGGACACAACCCCAAAGCAGCCGCCGTCTCCAGGGAACTCCTTTCCGATGTCTGGAGACCTGTCGTGATTCTGGGGGACCTGGAGGCTGGGCACCCGAAGCCCCCCACTGGAGgaactgcatggggggggggcggtccgtTACCTGTGCAATGAGGATCCCCGTGACGATGGCCAGTTGATGCAGCGTCCCCAGCGCCCCCCTCAGGTTGGTGGGGGAGATCTCTCCCACGTACATGGGTACCAGGCCTGACGCGAaacctgggagggaagggaagggaaggggcagggggagagagacgATGGGCAGAGGGCTGGTTGCATCTGTCCGGTCACTTCTGGCCGCCTCTCGGAGATCCACGGTgattaaagagaacctccacatccagagggaGTCAACCTCTGAGTCCCAGAGccagaggcagcatcaggggaaggcctctgcctccgtGCCCTGCTGTTGGTCATCCGGAAGAACtgcttggcccctgggtgaggctcAGACGGACCctcgctggtctgatccagcaggcctcctcAGGTGTTTCCACCGAGCAAGGAGACGTTTTGCCTACTgaaacctccatattcaaaggCAGTCAGTCTccgaatcccagtgccaggaggaaacatcaggggacgGCCCCGTCCAACATGCCCTGtccctttggtcctccagaggaactggttggccgctaaGTGAGGCAGGAGGCAGAACCGGACACAATACGTCCGCTTTTGTTTAATTCGGATAGTAACGCTTCAGCATTTCAGGCGAAGGCCCTTTAATTTGTACAGCTGGAGGCTTCCGGCAGACGCTGGAGGCCGTGCCCTGGGCTCAGAGCTTCTGTTTCATTTTAcggtctccttcctcccctctcagcgcctccggggggggggggggggctccattctCATTCTCGGCTGCTTCCGATGTTGCTGGGGCCTCCTCGGTCTGTATCTTATCTGCCCCTCCCTTGATATTGGCACCTTCTTTCATCTTTTATTAACTCTAATAATGGTGATTAACCTTTCATCTACACCAGTCTTGTATATCAACCTTTATCAACACTTGTCTACTTATCACTGGAGCGATAAGGATATTCTGAGAGTCGGTTTCATCTTTGGAGCATTTCGATTTTCTCTCTTTACTTTTATATTTCAAACTTTATATTTCATGTTTACATCTCTATCTCCACCCCTTCCCCAACCCTTTCCTGTTGCTCCTGCCTCAagcacagaccccccccctcccctccatcccttCTTCTTGGGGGGCGGGCTGAGGGGCAAGAAGGCCGAGGGGACCCTTTGACCCTGCTCATTCTACGCCTTCGGTTTGGATTTCCTCTGGTGGTTGAGGTCTCCCTCCCAGTTTGGGTCCAGTTGGAGCACCACTTtggagacccctccccttctccagtcccctgcttcccccctcctcttgggccgctgtgcctccctcccccccccccagtctcaccCGTCCCTCCGGTACCTGAGAAGACCCCGATGAGGAAACGCCCCAGGATCATCATCTCGTAGGACTTCCCGACTTGGGCTaggcccatcatggctcctccgAGGAAGGCCAGGCTGTTGTTCACAATCATGGCCCTCTTCCTGCAAGCGGGCAGAAGAAGAGACCCCCGAGGGCAATGAGGCTCAGCGGGGACGGCTGCCGGTCAGCTAGCCTGTCGGGGCAGCCTTGCTAGTGGCTCTGGAAGCCCCTGCCCCTGGTGCCTGGAGGGGCGAATCCCGTGGCCTGGCATGGTGGGGCATTCTGCACAGGGCCTTTCTTgaagcagcccccaccccacgACTGAGGCTGCTTTGCACCCAACGAGAGGGGAAGGAAGACTCTGTTCCCTTGACGGCCTCCCCAGAGACACCGTCTGCGACTGAGGCGGCCCAACAGGAAGGGGAGAAGAGCTGGACTCGCGTCCGGGAGCCCCTCGGGGACCAAGATTTGAAACGATTCACTGCTCATTCCCACAGAAGGTCCTTTGCCAACCTGCGGCAGGTGACTTGTGATCCATGCAAAAGCACTCTGCGCATGGTCAAAGGCACTCCTGCGTTTACGAGGCACAGCAGGGGACTCACCTGCCCAGCCATTCGGAGACGATGCCCACCATGAAAGAGGAGATCATGCCCCCGATGGAGAAGATGGCGACGGACAAGGACCAGAGCGTGGTGAGGGTGTCGGGGTCGATGGGCGTTGGCTCCTCTTTGCCCTGGCGCTCCATCCAGGTGGCATTGTAGCTCTGTTCAATTATCTGAGAGCAAGAGGACAGTCCCGGTGGAAAAATAAATTCGGCCAGCCGTGGCTCCTCCCAGCAAACTTGGCAAAACatatctgcacatgctcagaggcacgctGGTTCTGCAATGTCAGCCTGCATCTGCCGAGCGCCCCCAGAGTTCAgaacaggagagccctgcaggatcagatcaggcgtccctccagcccagcatcTTTTTGGCCAATTAGATCCCTGCAGGAAGCTGGCGAACTAGACAGATGGGCCAAAGCCTCCCCCCTCAGCATTAGTCTTCAAagatacactgcctctgaacatggaggccccGCTTTGTGTCCATAGCTAGCCTTCAAGGGACCTCTCCTCCAGGAACGGTCGAATCCCTTCTGAAAGCTATctgaattggaaggggccatgacaTCCTGCAGCCAGGAGTTCCTCAAGTGAATTATGGCACATTGCTTGCTGCCCCCCAGAAGGTCTTGAAGCCGGGCATGGAGGCTGAAGCCCCTCCTTTTTATTACAGCCACACCTCCAGGGCCTGGCCCTCAGATAGACTTCCTTGGAACATGCAGGCTCCTCCCCCCTGGATTTTGCAGCCTGGAAGAAGAGGGATCTGCCCTCTCTTCTTTCTGGGCACTCACATACCTTCTGCGGGGCATTGATGACACCAATGTTGTACCCAAACTGCAAGGATCCCAAGACGGCCGTGAAGACGGACAAAATCAAGGTGGAGGTTATCCGGCTCCCAGCATCCTCCAAGCCCTCCTGCAAGAGaccacacacccacccaggtGAAAAGGGGCACCGTCCTGGTTTCACAAACAAACTCTTTGTGCACATCTGTGTGTCTCCTGCGTTGTGAGGCAGCACAAGGAACCCAAGATGCTTCTGGGCTGGCAAGGAAACATATCTACAAAATCCTTCTGAGAGATTCCGCATCTAACGCAGACGAGTAAACAACAAAACGCATTATCTTGTTCTCCACTCGCATTTGCAGCCTCGCTCCTCCTGCGTCCATTCGATGAAAACAGCAACGGGCTGGAAGAAGCCCGTAGCTTGCTAAATCACAATGTCGAAAGATGCTGTAAAGCCCCAACAGAGGTATTCG
The Paroedura picta isolate Pp20150507F chromosome 16, Ppicta_v3.0, whole genome shotgun sequence genome window above contains:
- the SLC2A4 gene encoding solute carrier family 2, facilitated glucose transporter member 4 isoform X1, whose translation is MPSGFQPISGEEEGLEDAGSRITSTLILSVFTAVLGSLQFGYNIGVINAPQKIIEQSYNATWMERQGKEEPTPIDPDTLTTLWSLSVAIFSIGGMISSFMVGIVSEWLGRKRAMIVNNSLAFLGGAMMGLAQVGKSYEMMILGRFLIGVFSGFASGLVPMYVGEISPTNLRGALGTLHQLAIVTGILIAQVFGLDTILGTGVLWPLLMGLTVVPSTLQLLLFPFCPESPRYLYIIRNKESKAKESLRRLTGCTDVSAALNEMKEEKRRMDMERKVSILELFRSRMYRQPLLIAIILQLSQQLSGINAIFYYSTDIFSKAKVTNAAYATIGAGVINTVFTIISLFLVERAGRRTLHMLGLGGMCGCALLMTAALALQETVESISYLSMVSVFGFVAFFEIGPGPIPWFIVAELFSQGPRPAAMAVAGFANWTCNFIIGMSFPSIADRCGPYVFLIFAALLLVFLGFTYLKVPETRGRTFDQIAATFRRTPSLLDHEIKPYTELDELSPENHE
- the SLC2A4 gene encoding solute carrier family 2, facilitated glucose transporter member 4 isoform X2, whose product is MVPGRKEGLEDAGSRITSTLILSVFTAVLGSLQFGYNIGVINAPQKIIEQSYNATWMERQGKEEPTPIDPDTLTTLWSLSVAIFSIGGMISSFMVGIVSEWLGRKRAMIVNNSLAFLGGAMMGLAQVGKSYEMMILGRFLIGVFSGFASGLVPMYVGEISPTNLRGALGTLHQLAIVTGILIAQVFGLDTILGTGVLWPLLMGLTVVPSTLQLLLFPFCPESPRYLYIIRNKESKAKESLRRLTGCTDVSAALNEMKEEKRRMDMERKVSILELFRSRMYRQPLLIAIILQLSQQLSGINAIFYYSTDIFSKAKVTNAAYATIGAGVINTVFTIISLFLVERAGRRTLHMLGLGGMCGCALLMTAALALQETVESISYLSMVSVFGFVAFFEIGPGPIPWFIVAELFSQGPRPAAMAVAGFANWTCNFIIGMSFPSIADRCGPYVFLIFAALLLVFLGFTYLKVPETRGRTFDQIAATFRRTPSLLDHEIKPYTELDELSPENHE
- the SLC2A4 gene encoding solute carrier family 2, facilitated glucose transporter member 4 isoform X3; its protein translation is MERQGKEEPTPIDPDTLTTLWSLSVAIFSIGGMISSFMVGIVSEWLGRKRAMIVNNSLAFLGGAMMGLAQVGKSYEMMILGRFLIGVFSGFASGLVPMYVGEISPTNLRGALGTLHQLAIVTGILIAQVFGLDTILGTGVLWPLLMGLTVVPSTLQLLLFPFCPESPRYLYIIRNKESKAKESLRRLTGCTDVSAALNEMKEEKRRMDMERKVSILELFRSRMYRQPLLIAIILQLSQQLSGINAIFYYSTDIFSKAKVTNAAYATIGAGVINTVFTIISLFLVERAGRRTLHMLGLGGMCGCALLMTAALALQETVESISYLSMVSVFGFVAFFEIGPGPIPWFIVAELFSQGPRPAAMAVAGFANWTCNFIIGMSFPSIADRCGPYVFLIFAALLLVFLGFTYLKVPETRGRTFDQIAATFRRTPSLLDHEIKPYTELDELSPENHE